One Campylobacter lari DNA segment encodes these proteins:
- the serC gene encoding phosphoserine transaminase yields MRVMNFSAGPSNLPDEVLKEAQEHLFDYHGKGFSIMEVSHRGRVFEEVHFEAIKMAKELYGVNDDYEVLLMQGGASLQFAMIPMNLYMGGVCEFVNTGVWTKKAIKEAEILGVNTKIVASSQESEFDHIPQFEFSDNADYAYICSNNTIYGTQYKNYPKTKSPLIIDASSDFFSKKIDFSNIAMLFGGVQKNAGISGLACAFVRKDMIERSKNKNIPSMLKYSVYAENNSLFNTPATFAVYMFNLEMKWLLNQGGLDKINEQNIQKAKILYDVIDESNGFYKGHAKKEDRSLMNVSFNINRDKNLEPVFVKEAEENGMIGLKGHKILGGIRASIYNSISIEKVQKLSEFMKAFAKKHA; encoded by the coding sequence ATGAGAGTAATGAATTTTAGTGCAGGTCCTTCAAATCTGCCTGATGAGGTTTTAAAAGAAGCACAGGAGCATTTGTTTGATTATCATGGCAAAGGCTTTTCTATTATGGAAGTTTCTCATCGTGGAAGGGTTTTTGAAGAAGTGCATTTTGAAGCTATTAAAATGGCAAAAGAGCTTTATGGTGTAAATGATGATTATGAAGTGCTTTTAATGCAAGGTGGAGCTAGTTTGCAATTTGCTATGATACCTATGAATTTATATATGGGTGGAGTTTGTGAATTTGTTAATACAGGAGTTTGGACTAAAAAGGCTATTAAAGAGGCTGAAATTTTAGGAGTAAATACAAAAATAGTAGCAAGTAGCCAAGAAAGTGAGTTTGATCATATCCCACAATTTGAATTTAGCGATAATGCAGATTATGCTTATATATGCTCTAACAATACCATTTATGGAACTCAGTATAAAAACTATCCAAAGACTAAAAGTCCTTTGATAATTGATGCTTCTAGTGATTTTTTCTCTAAAAAGATAGATTTTTCTAATATTGCTATGCTTTTTGGTGGAGTACAAAAAAATGCAGGAATTTCAGGACTTGCTTGTGCATTTGTGCGTAAAGATATGATAGAGCGTAGTAAAAACAAAAATATACCTAGTATGTTAAAATACAGTGTTTATGCTGAAAATAATTCTTTATTTAATACACCTGCGACCTTTGCTGTATATATGTTTAATCTTGAAATGAAATGGCTTTTAAACCAAGGTGGTTTAGATAAAATCAATGAGCAAAACATACAAAAGGCTAAAATTTTATACGATGTGATTGATGAGAGTAATGGTTTTTATAAAGGTCATGCTAAAAAAGAAGATAGATCGCTAATGAATGTTAGTTTTAACATAAATCGTGATAAAAACTTAGAGCCAGTTTTTGTAAAAGAAGCTGAAGAAAATGGTATGATAGGTCTTAAAGGGCATAAAATTTTAGGTGGAATTCGCGCTAGTATTTATAATTCTATCAGCATTGAAAAGGTTCAAAAGTTAAGTGAATTCATGAAAGCTTTTGCTAAAAAACATGCTTGA
- the xseA gene encoding exodeoxyribonuclease VII large subunit, whose product MKVSELNLKAKSLLEFHLDDIELSGEISKITIHSSGHWYFDLKDEKSSIACVMFKGFNQFVQAKPKVGDMLDLRGYVSLYEASGRYQFIAKSMQKTSLGDLEAKFLALKEKLEKEGLFDTNVKKSIVKFPKKIGIITSFTSAALQDMLKLISQKEYNLCKITIFNALTQGQSAPNSLINALKKADEYNLDAIILARGGGSREDLFCFNDEELARCIFSLKTPVVSAIGHEIDYVISDFVADLRAPTPSAAIDMIFPNKLSLEQGLDELAMRFKNQMLNHLKFYQNKIDHLQNLAKAKSLENAFFLRKQKLDFLQSQLKSVLNLKLLNYENKLDNFEELLTQHKNFFDKSKNLINLQKDGKNISLEKLKKGDIIKLCSINESKEAQIL is encoded by the coding sequence ATGAAAGTTTCAGAACTTAATTTAAAGGCTAAAAGTTTATTAGAATTTCATCTTGATGATATAGAGCTTAGTGGGGAAATTTCTAAAATTACCATTCATAGTTCAGGGCATTGGTATTTTGATTTAAAAGATGAAAAATCAAGCATAGCTTGTGTGATGTTTAAAGGCTTTAATCAATTTGTTCAAGCTAAACCTAAGGTTGGTGATATGCTCGATCTTAGAGGTTATGTGAGTTTATATGAAGCAAGTGGTAGGTATCAATTTATCGCTAAAAGTATGCAAAAAACAAGCCTTGGGGATTTAGAAGCTAAATTTTTAGCCCTAAAAGAAAAGCTTGAAAAAGAAGGCTTGTTTGATACAAATGTTAAAAAAAGCATTGTTAAATTTCCTAAAAAAATAGGCATAATCACTTCTTTTACTTCAGCAGCTTTGCAAGATATGCTAAAGCTAATTTCACAAAAGGAATACAATCTTTGTAAAATAACTATTTTTAATGCTCTCACTCAAGGACAAAGTGCTCCAAATTCTTTGATAAATGCTTTAAAAAAAGCTGATGAGTATAATTTAGATGCGATTATTTTAGCAAGAGGTGGCGGGAGTAGAGAGGATTTGTTTTGTTTTAATGATGAAGAACTTGCAAGATGTATTTTTTCTTTAAAAACACCTGTTGTTTCTGCTATTGGACATGAGATTGATTATGTTATTAGTGATTTTGTAGCAGATTTAAGAGCACCAACTCCAAGTGCGGCTATTGACATGATTTTTCCAAATAAACTCAGCTTAGAACAAGGACTTGATGAGCTTGCTATGCGTTTTAAAAACCAAATGTTAAATCATCTTAAGTTTTATCAAAACAAAATTGATCACTTGCAAAATTTAGCCAAAGCTAAATCTTTAGAAAATGCTTTTTTTCTTAGAAAACAAAAACTTGATTTTTTACAAAGTCAACTAAAGAGCGTTTTAAATTTAAAATTATTAAATTATGAAAACAAGCTTGATAATTTTGAGGAACTTTTAACTCAACATAAAAATTTCTTTGATAAAAGTAAAAATTTGATAAATTTACAAAAAGATGGCAAAAATATCTCTCTAGAAAAACTAAAAAAGGGAGATATTATAAAACTTTGCTCAATAAATGAGAGCAAAGAAGCCCAAATACTATAA
- the ubiE gene encoding bifunctional demethylmenaquinone methyltransferase/2-methoxy-6-polyprenyl-1,4-benzoquinol methylase UbiE has translation MQKQEKIVKMFDDIAPTYDKANRILSFGSDVSWRKKACLDVFKFSNNELDIIDVACGTGDMIIEWQNQALRANKNIISIKGVDPSAGMLEVAKKKIPDATFVQAKAQELPLENESADIISISYGIRNVVDRKEAIKEFARVLKKNGILLVLEFAKREQGGFIAACRDFYLKNILPKVGGFISKNYSAYEYLPNSIEDFLSKEEFIKELSGHFEMLEYKSFSFGVCSMFIARKK, from the coding sequence ATGCAAAAACAAGAAAAAATAGTTAAAATGTTTGATGATATAGCGCCAACTTATGATAAAGCTAATAGAATTTTAAGTTTTGGAAGTGATGTGAGTTGGAGAAAAAAAGCTTGTTTGGATGTTTTTAAATTTTCTAATAATGAACTTGATATTATTGATGTAGCTTGTGGTACGGGCGATATGATTATAGAATGGCAAAATCAAGCCTTAAGGGCAAATAAAAATATCATTAGCATAAAAGGGGTTGATCCAAGTGCGGGTATGCTTGAAGTGGCTAAGAAAAAAATCCCTGATGCGACTTTTGTGCAAGCAAAAGCACAAGAACTTCCACTTGAAAATGAAAGTGCAGACATCATAAGTATAAGTTATGGTATACGCAATGTGGTAGATAGAAAAGAAGCTATAAAAGAATTTGCAAGAGTGTTAAAAAAGAATGGAATTTTACTTGTACTTGAATTTGCTAAAAGAGAGCAGGGTGGTTTTATAGCTGCTTGTAGAGATTTTTACTTAAAAAATATTTTGCCAAAAGTGGGTGGATTTATCAGTAAAAATTATAGTGCTTATGAGTATTTACCAAATTCTATAGAAGATTTTTTAAGCAAAGAAGAATTTATTAAAGAATTGAGTGGGCATTTTGAAATGCTAGAGTATAAAAGCTTTAGTTTTGGTGTTTGCTCTATGTTTATTGCAAGAAAAAAATGA
- a CDS encoding CYTH domain-containing protein — translation MVCEVQRRFLLKNDDFIKILKEEKIAYSKDKIRVFFTRISPFCDIKYKKINQSYHQFSLYKLHDIIDKKTHKLSKKEFKCQSKNAIGGIIKKTRISFEINGIWFFLYKFKNNLQDLIILKVIFSTFEQARCFNLPHFLQSYKEITDDENFYSKNLALYGDFSKTFDSVKCIKILDKQEDISLYFPSQIQSFEAGKILLFVLLKRLKNDRLNFLQKLTFESLEQFFISLRQICIFFEFFSALFEKSIQNKLQNYILNLEKQVYGDKNYKFELEKYIFILSDEKINNVFLDMDFILKNDCDFYQGEENKILKSQVAFKLRKELVFLKKKIVKSQRNLEEEIERIKFLLCYFTTMFEEKSIEKLKNYFEYNHLEQISYDENIIKQIEKSIKKLKIYS, via the coding sequence ATGGTTTGTGAAGTCCAAAGACGCTTTTTACTCAAAAATGATGACTTTATAAAAATTTTAAAAGAAGAAAAAATTGCTTATTCTAAGGATAAAATACGCGTTTTTTTTACGCGTATAAGTCCTTTTTGTGATATTAAATATAAAAAAATCAATCAAAGTTATCATCAATTTTCACTTTATAAACTACACGATATTATAGATAAAAAAACTCATAAACTCTCTAAAAAAGAATTTAAATGCCAAAGTAAAAATGCTATAGGGGGTATCATTAAAAAAACTAGAATTAGTTTTGAGATTAATGGTATTTGGTTTTTTCTTTATAAATTTAAAAATAATTTGCAAGATTTAATTATTTTAAAAGTTATTTTTTCTACTTTTGAACAAGCAAGATGTTTTAATTTACCCCATTTTTTACAAAGCTATAAAGAAATCACAGATGATGAAAATTTTTATAGTAAAAATTTAGCATTATATGGAGATTTTTCAAAGACCTTTGATAGTGTAAAATGTATTAAAATTTTAGACAAGCAAGAAGACATTAGTTTGTATTTTCCAAGTCAAATTCAAAGTTTTGAAGCGGGTAAAATTTTACTTTTTGTGCTTTTAAAAAGATTAAAAAATGATAGATTAAATTTTTTACAAAAATTGACTTTTGAAAGTTTAGAGCAATTTTTTATAAGCCTTAGGCAAATTTGTATCTTCTTTGAGTTTTTCAGTGCTCTTTTTGAAAAAAGTATTCAAAATAAGCTTCAAAATTATATTTTAAATTTAGAAAAACAAGTATATGGCGATAAAAATTATAAATTTGAATTAGAAAAGTATATTTTTATTTTAAGTGATGAAAAAATTAACAACGTTTTTCTTGATATGGATTTTATTTTAAAGAATGATTGTGATTTTTATCAAGGGGAAGAAAATAAAATTTTAAAGTCTCAAGTAGCTTTTAAACTAAGAAAAGAATTAGTTTTTTTAAAGAAAAAAATTGTAAAATCTCAAAGAAATCTTGAAGAAGAAATAGAAAGAATAAAATTTTTATTATGCTATTTTACAACTATGTTTGAAGAAAAAAGTATTGAAAAACTAAAAAATTATTTTGAATATAATCATTTAGAGCAAATTTCATATGATGAAAATATAATAAAACAAATTGAAAAAAGCATTAAAAAATTGAAAATATATAGTTAG
- the perR gene encoding peroxide-responsive transcriptional repressor PerR, whose protein sequence is MELIQMLKNCDLKATPQRLCILKILKRHEHPNIESLYESIKEEYPSISLATVYKNLNTLKEQGLVVEINTPNQKTCYDIYEYPHIHVVCSKCNHIEDVCYEDSGLNKYQEELEKKIGNIIDYLGVFAHVNGCKACKK, encoded by the coding sequence ATGGAACTTATTCAAATGCTTAAAAATTGTGATTTAAAAGCTACTCCACAAAGACTTTGTATTTTGAAAATTTTAAAACGCCATGAACATCCTAATATTGAATCTTTATATGAAAGTATTAAGGAAGAGTATCCTTCTATTTCATTGGCTACGGTATATAAAAATTTAAACACCTTAAAAGAGCAAGGTTTGGTGGTAGAAATTAACACTCCAAATCAAAAAACTTGTTATGATATTTATGAATATCCACATATTCATGTAGTTTGTAGTAAGTGTAATCATATAGAAGATGTGTGTTATGAAGATAGTGGGCTTAATAAATACCAAGAAGAACTCGAGAAAAAAATCGGTAATATTATTGATTATCTTGGTGTTTTTGCCCATGTAAATGGTTGTAAAGCTTGTAAAAAATAA